Proteins from a genomic interval of Roseinatronobacter monicus:
- a CDS encoding ISKra4 family transposase, whose protein sequence is MDIEISVTITAPDGAAHTDRIGTFSKGFEAAGDIGLSIEEGKAVLLGIQQKVVAAQCEAFCIKRARCTCCDRKLRGKGWRQIRYRTVFGDIAIESPRVYSCQCHNGPAKTFSPLNELLPDHIAPELLWLETKWASLVSFGVTSDLLKDVLPIDARLNPNTIRRHLGRVATRMEAELADERYSFIETSSHQRAQLPNPEGQITVGIDGGYVRSRDARQSHFEVTVGKSIPTDRPSRYLGLVQSHDEKPKRRLHEVLKDQGWQENQPVTFMTDGGDTVINMARHMAPASEHILDWFHITMRITVMQQYVKGLAHHNPAEAEAIARLLRQIKGFLWNGNLHDGQAVIEELVIDLEVVETGYASIKALRKAASEFDTYIANNASMIPNYAERRRYGERVSTGFVESTVNTVVGKRFGKRQQMRWSKRGAHLMLQTRTRALDGTLRTKFEQWYPGLKPSSEIAMVA, encoded by the coding sequence ATGGATATTGAAATCAGCGTCACTATCACTGCGCCAGACGGCGCCGCCCACACGGACAGGATTGGCACCTTCTCCAAAGGCTTTGAGGCCGCTGGTGACATTGGCCTGTCCATAGAGGAAGGCAAAGCCGTTCTTTTGGGCATCCAGCAGAAAGTTGTTGCCGCGCAGTGCGAGGCATTTTGCATCAAACGCGCGCGCTGTACGTGCTGCGATCGAAAGCTGCGTGGCAAAGGGTGGCGGCAAATTCGGTATCGGACTGTCTTCGGCGACATCGCCATTGAAAGTCCGCGCGTCTATTCCTGCCAGTGCCACAATGGCCCAGCCAAAACCTTCAGCCCCCTGAACGAACTCTTGCCCGACCATATCGCCCCGGAGTTGCTCTGGCTTGAGACGAAATGGGCTTCGCTTGTGTCCTTCGGGGTCACGTCCGACCTGCTGAAAGATGTGCTGCCGATTGATGCACGGCTCAATCCAAATACCATCCGCAGGCATTTGGGGCGCGTGGCCACGCGGATGGAGGCAGAACTGGCCGATGAGCGTTACAGCTTCATTGAAACCAGTTCCCACCAGCGTGCCCAACTTCCCAACCCTGAGGGTCAAATCACCGTCGGCATCGATGGCGGATATGTGCGGTCCCGCGATGCTCGCCAGTCGCATTTCGAGGTCACAGTCGGTAAATCCATACCCACAGATCGCCCGAGCCGCTACCTTGGGCTGGTCCAAAGTCATGATGAAAAGCCCAAGCGGCGGCTACATGAAGTTCTGAAGGACCAAGGGTGGCAGGAAAATCAGCCTGTAACATTCATGACCGACGGCGGAGATACGGTCATCAACATGGCGCGACACATGGCACCCGCCTCTGAGCATATCCTGGATTGGTTCCACATCACCATGCGCATCACCGTCATGCAGCAATACGTCAAAGGGCTTGCACATCACAATCCCGCAGAGGCCGAAGCCATTGCCCGTCTGTTGCGCCAGATCAAAGGGTTCCTTTGGAATGGTAACCTTCACGATGGTCAGGCAGTAATCGAGGAACTTGTCATCGATCTGGAAGTTGTCGAGACGGGCTATGCCAGCATCAAGGCACTTCGCAAGGCCGCGTCCGAGTTCGACACCTACATCGCCAACAACGCCTCGATGATCCCGAATTATGCGGAAAGACGGCGGTACGGTGAACGTGTTTCAACTGGCTTTGTCGAAAGCACCGTCAACACTGTCGTTGGAAAGCGCTTCGGCAAGCGTCAGCAAATGCGCTGGTCAAAACGCGGCGCGCACCTCATGCTGCAAACCCGAACCAGAGCCTTGGATGGCACCCTGCGCACTAAGTTCGAGCAATGGTATCCCGGACTGAAACCATCGTCCGAAATCGCAATGGTTGCATGA
- a CDS encoding recombinase family protein: MTRTFAYARVSTLEQDPENQIREIAAAGFAVEPHRIIAETVSGSQAIAQRKGFARLLDKMERGDVLVVTKLDRLGRDAIDVSTTVAKLETLGIRVHCLALGGVDLTSSAGKLTMGVINAVAQFERDLLIERTQSGLARAKAQGKTLGRPSTLSADQQALVREKLATGATVSAIAREMGTSRQTIMRTRDSEPT; encoded by the coding sequence GTGACCAGAACATTTGCCTACGCCAGAGTATCGACTCTCGAACAAGACCCCGAGAACCAGATCCGGGAGATCGCTGCCGCGGGATTTGCGGTGGAGCCACACCGGATAATCGCTGAGACAGTTTCCGGCTCACAGGCCATCGCACAGCGGAAGGGCTTTGCGCGTCTTCTGGACAAGATGGAGCGTGGCGATGTTCTTGTCGTGACCAAGTTGGACCGGCTGGGGCGCGATGCGATTGATGTCAGCACCACCGTGGCCAAGCTGGAAACCCTGGGCATCCGTGTGCATTGCCTCGCCTTGGGGGGTGTTGATCTGACCAGTTCTGCAGGCAAGCTGACGATGGGTGTGATCAATGCAGTTGCCCAGTTCGAGCGCGACCTTCTGATCGAACGCACGCAATCGGGGCTGGCGCGCGCCAAGGCTCAAGGCAAAACACTGGGGCGTCCATCCACGCTTTCGGCTGATCAGCAGGCGCTGGTCCGTGAAAAACTCGCCACCGGCGCGACAGTTTCCGCCATCGCACGCGAAATGGGCACCAGTCGGCAGACGATCATGCGGACAAGGGATTCAGAACCAACATAG
- a CDS encoding plasmid pRiA4b ORF-3 family protein produces the protein MDALGEIIQLKVRLLGISPMIWRRAMVPTTMTLHELHGVLQVAMGWESIHLYAFDIYAVQYGSFELMMGSPRVPLAQFSFRKNGKFSYTYDMGDGWVHEIRIESVSAADPKQSYPLCVGGSGACPPEECGGPQGYLERRDEADGYGAWQDFGVMAEWLDDLIKRDTTDLTVRDVLTDEVEAAMQRVVAREPYQAGKFSRKLVNQAFRDGRHRDLMHQQFG, from the coding sequence ATGGATGCGCTCGGTGAGATTATTCAGCTGAAGGTTCGGCTTTTGGGGATCAGTCCGATGATCTGGCGCCGCGCGATGGTTCCAACAACCATGACGTTGCACGAGCTGCATGGGGTTTTGCAGGTGGCCATGGGATGGGAGAGCATTCATCTGTACGCCTTCGATATCTATGCGGTGCAGTACGGCTCCTTTGAATTGATGATGGGCAGTCCGAGGGTGCCGCTGGCGCAATTTTCGTTTCGAAAGAACGGCAAGTTTTCCTACACCTACGACATGGGCGATGGCTGGGTGCATGAGATCCGTATTGAGAGCGTCAGCGCTGCTGATCCGAAGCAGTCTTATCCCTTGTGTGTTGGCGGTTCCGGAGCCTGCCCACCTGAAGAATGCGGCGGCCCGCAGGGTTATCTCGAGCGCCGCGATGAGGCGGATGGGTATGGCGCGTGGCAGGATTTCGGCGTCATGGCTGAGTGGCTGGATGACTTGATTAAGCGGGATACGACTGATCTGACAGTGCGAGACGTGCTGACTGATGAGGTCGAAGCCGCGATGCAACGTGTTGTTGCAAGAGAGCCTTACCAGGCAGGCAAGTTTTCGCGAAAGTTGGTCAACCAAGCATTTCGGGACGGGCGGCACCGCGATCTGATGCATCAGCAGTTCGGATAA
- a CDS encoding TRAP transporter large permease translates to MIVTVSLLIVVGMLLLGVSVYVAFGSVLLFIALVGDQGVAGFLPRGSEGLRSLVLLAVPLFMIAGAIMERGKIAAPLVSLAEMFIGHIKGGLSAAAVLASGVFGSISGSANATLTCIGGIMMPHLRRANYPEGTSAALIVSAAPLGLLIPPSASHILYGWVAQQNVLRCFLSTVIPALILITLLIATNQFLLRKVTDLKLTDRPTPFIPTFIGQGRLAGPALMMPVIILGGIYGGIMTPTEAAGIAVIYAIPIAIYYYKGLTWKTLAETVGRSGITIGVVLCMVFMVLIVSDNLIAQGAPRMAQQMVYTISENPIVILLMINVVMILIGMLMDDISGMLLATPILLPIAQSTGMDPIHFAAVIGVNLGMANITPPTAPLLYLGAQVCDVSVSRMLWPTVIFIVFAWLPTLMLTTFIPELALWLPDLLLSGR, encoded by the coding sequence ATGATCGTCACCGTAAGTCTCTTGATTGTAGTTGGTATGCTGCTGCTAGGCGTCAGCGTCTATGTAGCATTCGGGTCTGTATTGCTGTTTATCGCGCTTGTCGGGGATCAAGGTGTCGCAGGATTCCTGCCTAGAGGATCAGAGGGCCTTCGTTCGCTGGTCCTGCTCGCGGTACCATTGTTCATGATAGCCGGCGCCATCATGGAGAGAGGCAAGATCGCGGCCCCTCTTGTTTCTCTGGCCGAAATGTTCATTGGCCATATTAAAGGCGGCCTCAGCGCCGCGGCCGTTCTGGCCAGCGGTGTATTTGGGTCGATTTCGGGCAGTGCGAACGCGACACTGACCTGCATTGGCGGCATCATGATGCCGCACCTCAGACGCGCAAATTACCCGGAAGGAACATCTGCCGCGCTGATCGTGTCGGCAGCTCCTCTGGGCCTGCTTATCCCGCCAAGCGCATCACATATCCTGTATGGGTGGGTTGCGCAGCAAAACGTCTTGAGATGCTTTTTGTCAACGGTCATTCCAGCTCTTATCCTGATCACGCTTCTGATTGCGACGAACCAGTTCTTGCTGAGGAAAGTAACGGACCTCAAGCTCACAGATCGTCCAACCCCGTTCATACCAACATTCATCGGTCAAGGCCGTCTTGCCGGTCCTGCACTGATGATGCCCGTGATTATTCTGGGTGGTATCTATGGCGGGATCATGACCCCGACAGAAGCGGCTGGTATCGCAGTGATCTATGCCATTCCGATTGCGATCTACTATTACAAAGGGCTTACATGGAAAACGCTTGCCGAGACCGTCGGTCGTTCGGGCATCACAATCGGTGTCGTATTGTGTATGGTCTTCATGGTTCTGATTGTCTCTGACAACCTGATCGCTCAGGGCGCACCGAGAATGGCCCAGCAGATGGTCTACACGATTTCAGAAAATCCGATTGTGATCCTGTTGATGATCAATGTCGTGATGATCTTGATCGGGATGCTGATGGACGACATTTCGGGAATGCTTCTGGCAACTCCGATCCTGCTGCCCATCGCACAGAGCACAGGCATGGATCCTATTCACTTTGCCGCAGTGATTGGTGTGAACCTTGGCATGGCGAATATCACCCCGCCGACAGCCCCCTTGCTTTATCTGGGCGCGCAGGTTTGTGATGTTTCAGTTTCGCGGATGCTGTGGCCAACCGTCATCTTCATCGTGTTCGCTTGGCTGCCGACACTCATGCTGACGACGTTCATTCCGGAACTGGCACTTTGGCTGCCCGATCTTCTCCTCAGCGGCAGGTAA
- a CDS encoding TRAP transporter small permease: protein MSHPHPELPIGPDGAVVNHPIKITDELPRFIGAPLNWISIAMMGIVIFSGFLMACTFGAVVVIRYGFGGDLFAYEEWLLAISIVGFFAGAVVASERQAHIRADVLGSAITNSTAIWWRNFVVLVIELFVTLFIVYACYISIAEDFSFPRLRSTPVLGIPFVSWRIAIMIGFTLMAVFTAAYLYVHIRKGLGLPLKSNSAKESKK from the coding sequence TTGTCACATCCACATCCTGAATTGCCGATTGGGCCCGATGGCGCGGTTGTCAACCATCCAATAAAAATCACAGATGAGCTGCCCAGGTTCATAGGCGCGCCCCTGAACTGGATATCGATCGCGATGATGGGTATCGTGATTTTCTCCGGCTTTTTGATGGCCTGCACCTTTGGTGCCGTCGTCGTCATCAGATACGGTTTCGGTGGCGATCTTTTCGCTTATGAGGAATGGCTGCTTGCCATCAGCATCGTCGGTTTTTTTGCCGGTGCTGTTGTGGCTTCCGAACGCCAGGCGCATATCAGGGCCGATGTACTTGGCAGCGCCATTACGAATTCAACAGCGATCTGGTGGCGCAACTTCGTCGTCCTGGTGATTGAATTGTTCGTGACGTTGTTCATTGTCTATGCCTGCTATATCTCTATTGCTGAAGACTTTTCTTTCCCCAGACTACGTTCCACGCCCGTTCTGGGTATTCCATTCGTATCGTGGCGCATCGCAATCATGATCGGTTTCACCCTGATGGCCGTGTTCACAGCCGCTTATCTTTACGTCCATATCCGGAAGGGGCTGGGCTTGCCACTCAAGTCCAATAGCGCGAAAGAGTCAAAGAAATGA
- the dctP gene encoding TRAP transporter substrate-binding protein DctP, with amino-acid sequence MNPSESNQTEPSSKTRVPQDSEYIPIKYLQNARSAVKDFDHNKSQHGRCSMNFSNISRALTAGALSALMSTSALADVVTLRFAGVFPIDHQGTKMMQQIADEVAAADVGLNIDIYPANQLGSGEALFEMVARGNLDLASAFIYADTDPRLEFLSMPYLVGDWDDMDNIMRSMESEYNKILQEITDEYRVHVFAQNPEGFVGVVATQEPANWNTLGDKGMNIRVWSSTLVRSMMQNKGYNTTTMAWGDIFPAIQSGIVDGAICCTKTATYNIFAQSDVGTHFVEYNSISELTSYYASQRTLDRLTPEQVEVLQAAMTKASDEFFEFNRTSDEEYAQRLRDRGYTILSLSEEEMAVMINMVREEIWPSMGDSIGHDIVDRLKSSLE; translated from the coding sequence ATGAACCCATCAGAATCCAATCAAACCGAACCGTCAAGCAAAACTCGGGTTCCACAGGACTCGGAGTATATTCCCATTAAATATTTGCAGAATGCTCGGTCTGCTGTAAAAGATTTCGATCATAACAAGAGCCAACATGGGAGATGCTCGATGAATTTTTCCAATATTTCCAGAGCCTTGACTGCGGGCGCGCTGAGCGCGTTGATGTCGACATCTGCACTTGCAGATGTTGTTACATTGCGCTTCGCAGGTGTTTTTCCGATTGATCACCAAGGCACAAAAATGATGCAGCAGATTGCAGATGAGGTTGCTGCTGCAGATGTCGGCCTCAACATTGACATTTACCCTGCAAACCAGCTGGGTTCCGGCGAAGCCCTTTTCGAGATGGTGGCACGCGGCAATCTCGATCTTGCGTCAGCATTCATCTATGCTGACACGGACCCGCGTCTCGAATTTCTTTCCATGCCATACCTTGTGGGCGACTGGGATGACATGGACAATATCATGCGCAGCATGGAGTCCGAGTATAACAAGATCCTTCAGGAAATTACGGACGAGTATCGCGTGCATGTCTTTGCACAGAACCCCGAAGGTTTTGTTGGTGTCGTCGCAACGCAAGAACCGGCGAACTGGAACACACTTGGCGACAAAGGCATGAACATCCGGGTCTGGTCCTCGACGCTTGTCAGGTCCATGATGCAAAACAAGGGGTATAACACCACGACAATGGCGTGGGGCGACATCTTCCCTGCGATCCAATCTGGTATCGTTGACGGCGCGATCTGTTGCACCAAAACAGCGACCTACAACATCTTTGCCCAGTCCGACGTGGGCACGCATTTTGTAGAATATAACTCGATCTCCGAACTCACCAGCTATTATGCGTCACAGCGCACCCTCGACCGGCTGACCCCTGAGCAGGTTGAAGTTCTGCAAGCGGCCATGACCAAAGCGTCCGATGAGTTCTTCGAGTTCAACCGCACTAGCGACGAGGAGTACGCGCAAAGATTGCGGGACAGAGGGTACACGATCCTGAGCCTGAGCGAAGAAGAAATGGCCGTTATGATAAACATGGTCCGCGAAGAAATCTGGCCTTCGATGGGAGACAGCATCGGTCACGACATCGTTGATCGACTCAAAAGCTCGCTGGAGTGA
- a CDS encoding IS630 family transposase, translated as MRIEPKFLTSSERAELMSCVRRHREDHGVARRANAILLLDEGKSCQLIAEFLYLDDDTVRLWYKAYREGGWDLLSTDGWKGGQSRMTSAQEAELSAWLEDRFCRSTTEVRAHISATYGLEYSHSGCIKLLTRLGFEYRKPKGLPRVAPAAAQAAFIEMYQRLLNELGADEAVYFADAVHPEYQTKPAYGWVKAGTNPAVQTTAGRGRVNIHGALNLETFDLSFVEPITVDGISAVQLLAKIEASNPYKRLIHVIWDNAAYHKGQEVRDFLARPDCRIHLIPLPPYCPHLNPIERLWAVMHRCVTHNQYYPTQKQFADAILAFFRKTLPNEWRSFRDTISDNFRVISHDNFRVFA; from the coding sequence ATGCGTATTGAGCCGAAATTCCTGACATCTTCAGAACGTGCTGAGCTGATGTCCTGTGTGCGACGCCATCGCGAGGATCACGGTGTTGCGCGTCGCGCCAATGCGATTTTGCTGCTGGATGAGGGCAAATCCTGCCAACTGATCGCCGAATTTCTTTACCTTGACGATGATACGGTTCGTCTTTGGTACAAGGCTTACCGCGAAGGGGGCTGGGACCTCCTATCCACTGATGGATGGAAGGGCGGTCAATCCCGGATGACCTCGGCTCAGGAGGCCGAACTCAGCGCGTGGCTGGAGGATCGTTTTTGTCGTTCGACGACCGAGGTCCGGGCCCATATCTCCGCGACGTATGGCTTGGAGTATTCCCATTCTGGCTGCATCAAGCTTCTGACGCGTCTGGGGTTTGAGTATCGCAAGCCGAAGGGACTTCCGCGCGTTGCGCCTGCCGCAGCACAAGCCGCCTTCATCGAGATGTATCAGCGCTTGCTGAACGAGTTGGGGGCTGATGAAGCTGTCTATTTCGCAGATGCCGTGCATCCGGAGTATCAGACGAAACCGGCTTATGGTTGGGTGAAGGCCGGGACAAATCCTGCCGTGCAGACCACAGCAGGGCGTGGGCGTGTGAACATCCATGGTGCACTGAACTTGGAAACATTCGATTTGTCGTTTGTCGAGCCGATTACGGTAGACGGGATCAGCGCTGTCCAGCTCTTGGCCAAAATCGAGGCATCCAACCCTTACAAGCGCCTCATCCACGTGATCTGGGACAACGCGGCGTATCATAAAGGGCAAGAGGTGCGAGACTTCCTTGCAAGGCCGGACTGCCGCATCCACTTGATCCCATTGCCGCCATATTGCCCACATCTCAACCCGATTGAACGATTGTGGGCCGTCATGCACCGCTGTGTCACACACAATCAGTATTATCCCACGCAAAAGCAATTTGCCGATGCGATACTCGCATTTTTTCGAAAAACCCTCCCCAACGAATGGCGGAGCTTCCGCGACACCATCTCCGACAACTTCCGTGTCATCTCACACGACAATTTTCGGGTTTTCGCGTAA
- a CDS encoding IS3 family transposase (programmed frameshift): protein MAKQKRYTAEFKAKVALEAIREELTTAELSKKYEVHPTMINGWKRTAIAKMAQSFDAKPVGEPVISGKDVEKLHAKIGQLVVERDFLADGLQAHSRDWRQKAVKKDHPKLSVRRQCTLLSLARSTLYYQPCGESAENLKFMKIIDEQFLKTPWYGSRQMARHMQREGHKCGRHRARRLMRLMRLVPIYQEPKTSKKNPEHKVYPYLLKDLPITRPNQVWCTDITYIRMQRGFLYLVAIMDWHSRKVLSWRLSNTMDAGFCVEALKEALATYGPPEIFNSDQGSQFTSTDFTDVLKDAKVKISMDGRGRWIDNRMIERLWRSLKYECVFLNTFETGREARQGIGTWIAYYNEERPHSSHGLMTPDEVYDNRKPNMKLAA from the exons ATGGCGAAACAGAAGCGTTACACGGCAGAATTCAAGGCGAAGGTTGCCTTGGAAGCGATCCGTGAAGAGTTGACGACGGCAGAGCTGTCGAAGAAATATGAAGTACATCCGACGATGATCAACGGCTGGAAACGCACGGCAATTGCCAAGATGGCGCAGTCGTTTGACGCCAAGCCGGTTGGTGAACCAGTGATTTCCGGCAAGGATGTAGAGAAGCTGCACGCCAAGATTGGCCAATTGGTAGTGGAACGGGATTTTTTGGCGGATG GCCTCCAGGCTCATTCTCGGGACTGGAGGCAAAAAGCCGTGAAGAAAGATCATCCCAAACTGAGTGTCCGGCGGCAATGCACACTGCTGTCGCTCGCCCGATCGACGCTGTACTATCAGCCCTGCGGTGAAAGCGCGGAAAACCTGAAATTCATGAAGATCATCGACGAGCAATTCCTGAAAACGCCATGGTACGGCTCGCGGCAGATGGCGCGTCATATGCAAAGAGAGGGTCACAAATGCGGCCGCCATCGCGCAAGACGGCTGATGCGGCTCATGCGTTTGGTGCCGATCTATCAGGAACCCAAGACCAGTAAGAAAAACCCCGAACACAAGGTTTATCCATATCTTCTAAAAGATCTGCCCATCACGCGTCCCAACCAGGTGTGGTGTACGGACATTACCTATATCCGCATGCAGCGCGGGTTTTTGTATCTGGTCGCCATCATGGACTGGCACAGCCGCAAGGTGCTGAGCTGGCGGCTGTCCAATACTATGGATGCCGGGTTCTGCGTCGAGGCCTTGAAGGAGGCACTGGCCACCTATGGCCCGCCCGAAATTTTCAATTCGGACCAGGGCAGCCAGTTCACCAGCACCGATTTCACCGACGTTTTGAAAGACGCAAAGGTGAAGATTTCGATGGATGGGCGCGGCCGCTGGATCGACAACCGCATGATCGAACGACTGTGGCGGTCCTTGAAATACGAATGCGTCTTCTTGAACACCTTCGAAACTGGCCGGGAGGCGCGCCAGGGGATCGGCACCTGGATCGCTTATTACAATGAAGAACGCCCGCATTCATCCCACGGCCTGATGACCCCGGACGAAGTTTATGATAATCGCAAACCAAACATGAAACTTGCCGCGTGA
- the tnpA gene encoding IS66-like element accessory protein TnpA translates to MADGSGFDGRLELVEPVRGNRRWPDDVKARIVAESFQPGARVVDVAKRHDIVPHQLSDWRRMAREGKLVLPADVVKSPRNAATPTKQSEPAFVPLQIALTSQGTDRALQQAEIDEITIAIGSDIVVHVPTHANVARAAELIRALRGVS, encoded by the coding sequence ATGGCGGATGGAAGTGGATTTGACGGTCGGCTGGAGCTTGTTGAGCCGGTTCGGGGCAACCGGCGTTGGCCAGATGATGTGAAAGCGCGGATTGTAGCGGAGAGTTTTCAACCTGGTGCGCGCGTTGTGGACGTTGCGAAACGCCATGACATTGTTCCGCATCAGTTGTCAGATTGGCGGCGCATGGCGCGCGAGGGCAAATTGGTTCTGCCTGCGGATGTTGTGAAATCACCCCGCAATGCAGCTACGCCCACCAAGCAGTCGGAGCCAGCTTTTGTTCCGTTGCAGATTGCTTTGACATCGCAAGGCACTGATCGCGCATTACAGCAGGCTGAGATTGACGAGATAACGATCGCGATTGGATCAGATATCGTGGTCCACGTTCCAACGCATGCCAATGTGGCGCGCGCTGCTGAGTTGATCCGGGCGTTGCGGGGGGTGTCGTGA
- the tnpB gene encoding IS66 family insertion sequence element accessory protein TnpB (TnpB, as the term is used for proteins encoded by IS66 family insertion elements, is considered an accessory protein, since TnpC, encoded by a neighboring gene, is a DDE family transposase.) — translation MIVAGQRLPIVIATKPVDFRRGHDGLAATVQNELGLDPHSGLTVVFRSKRGDRLKILLWDGTGLVLIYKRLEVSNFVWPKIQDGVMQLSRAQYEALFEGLDWLQMVSKQVTPPTAAG, via the coding sequence GTGATTGTTGCAGGACAGCGACTGCCGATTGTGATTGCGACAAAACCTGTGGACTTCCGTCGGGGACATGACGGGCTGGCCGCGACAGTGCAAAACGAACTGGGGTTGGATCCTCATTCTGGTCTGACTGTGGTGTTCCGATCCAAGCGGGGGGACAGGTTGAAGATTTTGCTCTGGGATGGGACGGGTCTTGTGCTGATCTACAAACGGTTGGAGGTTTCCAACTTCGTCTGGCCCAAGATCCAGGACGGCGTCATGCAGCTTTCTCGCGCCCAGTATGAGGCCCTGTTTGAGGGTTTGGACTGGCTGCAGATGGTGTCAAAACAGGTTACTCCGCCGACTGCGGCAGGGTGA
- the tnpC gene encoding IS66 family transposase → MSKPLDLRRFPDLPPEVIKALETQQAALEKAQFEVSVERAARLHHQADAEEKGALVITLTALVEKLESQVADYRRTKFGPKSEKLTPDQLELALEDQETAIAETKAEIENVQAALEKKSQNKSKAPRKPRKPRALPEGLPRVERVIEPDSIACPCGCGDMVKIGEDRSERLDIIPAQYQVIVTVRPKYACPKGRTGVTQAKAPAHLLENSWPTEALLAHITVAKFCDFNPLNRQSVAMARNGAPIDRAVLSDWMGRTGALIAPVVDHMAMVLLKGSTRLYVDETTAPVLDPGRGQTKTGYFWAVLRDDRGWSGSSPPGVVFHYRPGRKGEYAAEILNGFNGTIQVDAYGGYSALATPKRVGGKPLKLAYCWSHGRRALIKAQPKAGSPIVDEALVRIAALYKIEAEIRGLPPEQRRAVRQDQSRPLVDKFFAWLHAQAGRVSRKSELGKALAYMLSRQDGFCLFLEDGHVDMDSNLVENAIRTPAMTRRNTLFAGHDDGARSWARFASLIGTCRMNDVEPYAYLHDLYTKLANGHLEKDIDALMPWAYASQTSSSGTP, encoded by the coding sequence ATGTCAAAACCACTCGATCTTCGCCGATTTCCTGACTTGCCGCCCGAGGTCATAAAGGCCCTCGAGACGCAGCAAGCGGCGCTCGAAAAAGCCCAGTTCGAGGTCAGCGTTGAACGTGCGGCGCGCCTGCATCATCAGGCTGATGCAGAAGAAAAAGGCGCGCTCGTGATCACGTTGACCGCGCTGGTCGAAAAGCTGGAAAGTCAGGTAGCCGACTACCGGCGCACAAAATTCGGACCCAAATCCGAAAAGCTGACCCCTGATCAGCTGGAGCTGGCACTCGAAGATCAAGAGACAGCGATTGCCGAGACGAAGGCGGAAATCGAGAACGTTCAGGCCGCGCTCGAGAAAAAGTCCCAAAACAAGAGCAAGGCCCCGCGCAAACCACGCAAGCCTCGCGCCCTTCCAGAGGGGTTACCCCGGGTCGAGCGCGTGATTGAACCCGACAGTATCGCTTGCCCATGTGGCTGCGGCGATATGGTCAAGATCGGAGAGGATCGCTCGGAGCGACTGGATATCATTCCCGCCCAATACCAAGTCATCGTCACCGTGCGTCCAAAGTATGCCTGCCCGAAAGGCCGCACGGGCGTGACCCAAGCCAAAGCTCCTGCGCATCTATTGGAAAACAGCTGGCCGACCGAAGCCTTGCTGGCCCATATCACTGTGGCCAAATTCTGCGACTTCAACCCTTTGAACCGGCAATCGGTGGCCATGGCCCGTAATGGTGCCCCAATTGATCGTGCAGTCCTATCAGACTGGATGGGACGCACAGGCGCACTGATTGCTCCTGTGGTGGATCACATGGCAATGGTGCTGCTCAAAGGCAGCACGCGGCTTTACGTCGATGAAACAACAGCGCCAGTACTTGATCCCGGTCGCGGCCAAACCAAGACGGGATATTTCTGGGCCGTGCTGCGAGATGATCGTGGTTGGAGCGGATCATCCCCACCTGGTGTCGTGTTCCACTATCGACCCGGACGCAAAGGAGAATACGCGGCAGAAATCCTCAACGGCTTCAACGGCACAATCCAGGTTGATGCCTATGGCGGGTATAGCGCATTGGCGACGCCCAAGCGGGTGGGTGGCAAGCCCTTGAAGCTGGCCTATTGCTGGTCGCATGGACGAAGAGCCTTGATCAAAGCCCAGCCGAAAGCGGGATCGCCAATCGTTGACGAGGCTCTGGTGCGAATTGCAGCCCTCTATAAGATCGAGGCCGAAATCCGAGGTTTGCCACCCGAGCAACGTAGGGCCGTCCGGCAGGATCAATCCCGTCCACTGGTCGATAAATTCTTTGCCTGGCTCCATGCCCAAGCCGGCCGGGTGTCGCGCAAGTCCGAACTGGGCAAGGCTCTGGCCTATATGCTCAGCCGACAGGATGGCTTTTGCCTCTTTCTCGAGGACGGTCATGTGGACATGGATTCCAACCTGGTCGAAAACGCGATCAGAACCCCCGCAATGACAAGGCGCAACACGCTTTTTGCAGGTCACGATGACGGCGCCCGTTCTTGGGCGCGCTTCGCGAGCTTGATCGGAACTTGTCGCATGAATGACGTCGAGCCATACGCGTATCTACATGACCTATACACAAAGCTGGCTAATGGGCATCTCGAAAAAGATATCGATGCTTTGATGCCATGGGCCTATGCCTCACAAACGAGCTCGTCCGGGACTCCCTGA